One Symphalangus syndactylus isolate Jambi chromosome 9, NHGRI_mSymSyn1-v2.1_pri, whole genome shotgun sequence DNA segment encodes these proteins:
- the PPP1R35 gene encoding protein phosphatase 1 regulatory subunit 35 isoform X2, with protein sequence MMGCGESELESADGEEAAAVPGPPPEPQVPELRAPVPEPGLDLSLSPRPDSPQPRHGSPGRRKGRAERRGEARQRRQVRFRLTPPSPVRSEPEPALPQELEMPVLQSSLALGLDLRAAAGSPFDAAKAVEEQLRKSFQIRCGLEESVSEGATWAGARHDHLV encoded by the exons ATGATGGGTTGTGGAGAGTCAGAGCTGGAGTCGGCGGACGGGGAAGAAGCCGCGGCGGTCCCGGGGCCACCCCCGGAGCCCCAAGTCCCGGAACTCCGAGCCCCAGTGCCCGAGCCCGGCCTGGACTTGAGCCTGAGCCCGCGGCCCGACAGCCCTCAGCCGCGGCACGGCAGCCCCGGGCGGCGGAAAGGGCGGGCGGAGCGGCGGGGCGAGGCTCGGCAGCGGCGACAG GTCCGTTTCCGCCTGACGCCGCCCTCCCCGGTGCGGTCCGAGCCGGAGCCTGCGCTGCCGCAGGAGCTGGAGATGCCCGTGCTGCAGAGCAGCCTGGCCTTGGGCCTGGACCTGCGGGCTGCAGCCGGGAGCCCCTTTGATGCTGCGAAGGCCGTGGAGGAACAGCTGAGAAAGTCGTTCCAGATCCGCTGCGGCCTGGAGGAGAGCGTGTCCGAGG GAGCCACCTGGGCCGGGGCCAGACATGACCATCTTGTGTGA
- the MEPCE gene encoding 7SK snRNA methylphosphate capping enzyme, giving the protein MIEMAAEKEPFLVPAPPPPLKDESGGGGGPTVPLHQEAASGELRGGTERGPGPCAPSAGSPAAGVGRESPGAAATSPGGPQAQQHRGSGPQAQSHGEARLSDPPGRVAPPDVGEERRGGGGTELGPPAPPRPRNGYQPHRPPGGGGGKRRNSCNIGGGGGGFKHPAFKRRRRVNSDCDSVLPSNFLLGGNIFDPLNLNSLLDEEVSRALNAETPKSSPLPAKGRDPVEILIPKDITDPLSLNTCTDEGHVVLASPLKTGRKRHRHRGQHHQQQQAAGGSESHPVPPTAPLTPSLHGEGASQQPRHRGQNRDAPQPYELNTAINCRDEVVSPLPSALQGPSGSLSAPPAASVTSAPPSSSSRHRKRRRTSSKSEAGARGGGQGPKEKGRGSWGGRHHHHHPLPAAGFKKQQRKFQYGNYCKYYGYRNPSCEDGRLRVLKPEWFRGRDVLDLGCNVGHLTLSIACKWGPSRMVGLDIDSRLIHSARQNIRHYLSEELRLPPQTLEGDPGAEGEEGTTTVRKRSCFPASLTASRGPIAAPQVPLDGADTSVFPNNVVFVTGNYVLDRDDLVEAQTPEYDVVLCLSLTKWVHLNWGDEGLKRMFRRIYRHLRPGGILVLEPQPWSSYGKRKTLTETIYKNYYRIQLKPEQFSSYLTSPDVGFSSYELVATPHNTSKGFQRPVYLFHKARSPSH; this is encoded by the exons ATGATCGAGATGGCGGCGGAGAAGGAGCCGTTTCTGGTGccggccccgccgccgccgctcaAAGATGAGTCGGGCGGAGGGGGCGGCCCCACGGTGCCACTGCACCAAGAGGCCGCCTCTGGGGAGCTCCGCGGCGGGACGGAGCGTGGTCCGGGTCCTTGCGCGCCATCTGCGGGGTCCCCGGCCGCTGGGGTCGGTCGGGAAAGCCCCGGGGCCGCGGCCACGTCCCCTGGTGGTCCCCAGGCGCAGCAGCACCGAGGGAGCGGCCCCCAGGCGCAGTCGCACGGGGAGGCCCGCCTGTCGGATCCCCCGGGGCGAGTCGCTCCCCCGGACGTGGGGGAGGAGCGCCGGGGAGGGGGCGGGACAGAGCTGGGTCCGCCTGCTCCTCCTCGACCCCGCAATGGCTATCAGCCCCACCGGCCACCTGGGGGGGGCGGGGGTAAGAGGAGAAATAGCTGTAATATAGGGGGAGGCGGGGGAGGCTTCAAACATCCGGCCTTCAAGAGGCGCAGGCGGGTGAATTCGGACTGTGACTCTGTGTTACCCTCCAACTTCCTCCTGGGGGGCAATATCTTTGATCCCCTGAACCTGAATAGCCTCCTGGATGAGGAAGTGAGCCGCGCCCTCAACGCGGAGACCCCTAAGTCATCCCCCCTTCCGGCCAAAGGGCGAGATCCGGTGGAGATCCTCATCCCCAAAGATATTACTGACCCGCTCAGTCTCAATACTTGCACTGATGAGGGCCATGTAGTTCTTGCTTCGCCACTCAAGACTGGTCGGAAGCGGCATAGACACCGGGGACagcaccaccagcagcagcaggcagCCGGAGGGAGTGAGAGCCACCCCGTGCCGCCCACAGCCCCTCTCACCCCCTCACTCCACGGGGAGGGCGCCTCACAGCAGCCGCGGCACAGGGGCCAGAACCGGGATGCCCCCCAACCCTATGAACTCAACACAGCCATCAACTGCAGGGATGAAGTGGTGTCTCCCCTTCCATCTGCTCTGCAGGGTCCCTCAGGCTCCCTGTCAGCCCCTCCCGCTGCCTCAGTTACCTCTGCACCCCCGTCTTCCTCCTCCCGACATCGCAAACGTCGCAGGACTTCCAGCAAGTCGGAGGCAGGGGCTAGGGGTGGAGGCCAGGGTCCCAAGGAAAAGGGCCGAGGGAGTTGGGGaggccgccaccaccaccaccacccactgCCTGCAGCAGGCTTCAAAAAGCAACAGCGCAAGTTCCAGTATGGGAATTATTGCAAATACTATGGGTACCGCAATCCTTCCTGTGAGGATGGGCGCCTTCGGGTGTTGAAGCCTGAGTGGTTTCGGGGCCGGGACGTCCTAGATCTGGGCTGCAATGTGGGCCATCTGACCCTGAGCATTGCCTGCAAGTGGGGCCCGTCCCGTATGGTGGGCCTGGATATCGATTCCCGACTCATCCATTCTGCCCGCCAAAACATCCGACACTACCTTTCCGAGGAGCTGCGTCTCCCACCCCAGACGTTGGAAGGGGACCCGGGGGCAGAGGGTGAGGAAGGGACCACCACCGTTCGAAAGAGGAGCTGCTTCCCAGCCTCGCTGACTGCCAGCCGGGGTCCCATCGCTGCCCCCCAAGTGCCCTTGGATGGAGCGGACACATCAGTCTTCCCCAACAATGTTGTCTTCGTCACG GGTAATTATGTGCTGGATCGAGATGACCTGGTGGAGGCCCAAACACCTGAGTATGATGTGgtgctctgcctcagcctcaccaagtGGGTGCATCTGAACTGGGGAGATGAGGGCCTGAAGCGCATGTTTCGCCGGATCTACCGGCACCTACGCCCTGGGGGCATCCTGGTCCTAGAGCCCCAACCCTGGTCGTCGTATGGCAAGAGAAAGACCCTTACG GAAACAATCTACAAGAACTACTACCGAATCCAATTGAAGCCAGAGCAGTTCAGTTCCTACCTGACATCCCCAGACGTGGGCTTCTCCAGCTATGAGCTTGTGGCCACACCCCACAACACCTCTAAAG GCTTCCAGCGTCCTGTGTACCTGTTCCACAAGGCCCGATCCCCCAGCCATTAA
- the PPP1R35 gene encoding protein phosphatase 1 regulatory subunit 35 isoform X1, producing MMGCGESELESADGEEAAAVPGPPPEPQVPELRAPVPEPGLDLSLSPRPDSPQPRHGSPGRRKGRAERRGEARQRRQVRFRLTPPSPVRSEPEPALPQELEMPVLQSSLALGLDLRAAAGSPFDAAKAVEEQLRKSFQIRCGLEESVSEGLNVPRSKRLFRDLVSLQVPEEQVLNAALREKLALLPPQARAPHPKEPPGPGPDMTILCDPETLFYESPHLTLDGLPPLRLQLRPRPSEDTFLMHRTLRRWEA from the exons ATGATGGGTTGTGGAGAGTCAGAGCTGGAGTCGGCGGACGGGGAAGAAGCCGCGGCGGTCCCGGGGCCACCCCCGGAGCCCCAAGTCCCGGAACTCCGAGCCCCAGTGCCCGAGCCCGGCCTGGACTTGAGCCTGAGCCCGCGGCCCGACAGCCCTCAGCCGCGGCACGGCAGCCCCGGGCGGCGGAAAGGGCGGGCGGAGCGGCGGGGCGAGGCTCGGCAGCGGCGACAG GTCCGTTTCCGCCTGACGCCGCCCTCCCCGGTGCGGTCCGAGCCGGAGCCTGCGCTGCCGCAGGAGCTGGAGATGCCCGTGCTGCAGAGCAGCCTGGCCTTGGGCCTGGACCTGCGGGCTGCAGCCGGGAGCCCCTTTGATGCTGCGAAGGCCGTGGAGGAACAGCTGAGAAAGTCGTTCCAGATCCGCTGCGGCCTGGAGGAGAGCGTGTCCGAGG GGCTGAACGTGCCGCGCTCCAAGCGGCTCTTCCGGGACCTGGTGAGCCTGCAGGTGCCGGAGGAACAGGTTCTGAACGCCGCGCTCAGGGAGAAATTGGCTCTCCTGCCGCCACAGGCTCGAGCCCCGCACCCAAAG GAGCCACCTGGGCCGGGGCCAGACATGACCATCTTGTGTGACCCAGAAACACTATTTTATGAATCTCCACACCTGACCCTGGACGGTCTGCCCCCTCTCCGACTTCAACTCCGGCCCCGCCCTTCAGAGGACACCTTCCTCATGCACCGGACACTGAGGCGATGGGAAGCGTAG